The following coding sequences are from one Paenibacillus sp. FSL R5-0912 window:
- a CDS encoding phospholipase D family protein — MNQGSRSITPEQSQLIIASGAITSPRKRKPQFMLRRSKILIAFILLLVWLAGVMIYQTHKPLPPGISVESPAYKVENVAFWHDLTYQDSNGAEAREEQILPRILQIIGEAREFLVIDLFLFNDYTHTDQQFPAVSQELTDKLIAQKAAYPGMEIAFITDEVNTNYSSAPNHLLEEMKAAGIKVIMTDVDTLRDSTPAYSAVWRTFIQWFGQSGKGWIPNLMASGGPDITARSYLKLLNVKANHRKVVLSENTALISSGNVHDASAYHSNIALEVQGPILADILQSEQAAANLSGAGPLLSRTPDFKQQALPAGEPQLEVRYLTEGKVYKYALDDIQAAGQGDVIWMGMFYLADDGIIDALLAADARGAEVRLLLDPNQNAFGRDKIGIPNRPVAMELNRKSKGNIAIRWYNTGKEQYHSKLLFIAKATGNSIVLGGSTNFTARNLDDYNLENNLWVSVPQGQPLYAEMESYFNRLWNNEGAEYSLPLEEYQSEITWIKYLLYRMQTRLRLTTF; from the coding sequence ATGAATCAAGGCAGCCGCTCCATTACGCCCGAACAGTCGCAGCTAATTATAGCTTCCGGTGCGATTACGTCACCCCGCAAGCGCAAACCGCAGTTTATGCTGCGCCGCTCCAAGATACTGATTGCCTTCATCCTTCTTTTGGTATGGCTTGCCGGGGTAATGATCTACCAGACCCATAAACCGCTGCCCCCCGGGATTTCCGTGGAGAGTCCTGCGTATAAGGTGGAGAATGTGGCCTTCTGGCACGACTTGACCTATCAGGACAGCAACGGGGCCGAAGCAAGGGAAGAACAGATTCTCCCGAGAATTCTGCAGATTATTGGAGAAGCCAGAGAATTCCTCGTAATCGACCTGTTCCTGTTCAATGACTATACCCACACCGACCAGCAGTTCCCTGCAGTCAGCCAGGAGCTTACTGATAAGCTTATCGCCCAGAAAGCGGCCTATCCCGGGATGGAGATCGCCTTCATTACCGATGAGGTGAATACGAATTACAGCTCTGCGCCCAATCATCTGCTGGAAGAGATGAAAGCCGCCGGAATCAAGGTTATTATGACGGATGTGGATACGCTGCGTGACTCGACCCCGGCCTACTCCGCTGTATGGCGGACCTTCATTCAGTGGTTCGGACAATCCGGCAAGGGCTGGATTCCGAATCTTATGGCCAGCGGAGGACCCGATATTACCGCGCGTTCGTATCTGAAGCTACTCAATGTCAAAGCCAATCACCGTAAAGTGGTGCTCAGTGAGAACACCGCGCTGATCTCTTCGGGGAATGTGCATGACGCCAGCGCCTATCACTCTAACATTGCCTTGGAGGTGCAGGGTCCCATTCTGGCTGACATTCTGCAGAGTGAGCAGGCTGCCGCGAACCTCTCGGGAGCGGGCCCTTTGCTGAGCAGGACACCGGACTTCAAACAGCAAGCCCTCCCCGCCGGGGAGCCGCAGCTCGAGGTCCGCTATTTGACCGAAGGCAAGGTGTACAAGTACGCTCTGGATGATATCCAAGCAGCAGGGCAGGGGGATGTCATCTGGATGGGTATGTTCTATCTGGCGGACGACGGAATTATTGATGCCCTGCTGGCAGCTGATGCACGCGGCGCAGAAGTAAGGCTGCTGCTGGATCCCAATCAGAATGCCTTCGGACGGGACAAGATCGGTATCCCGAACCGCCCGGTTGCGATGGAGCTGAACCGGAAGTCTAAAGGGAATATCGCAATCCGCTGGTACAATACGGGCAAGGAGCAGTATCACAGCAAGCTGTTGTTCATCGCCAAGGCGACCGGCAACTCCATCGTTCTGGGCGGATCAACGAATTTCACGGCCCGTAATCTGGATGACTATAATCTGGAGAATAACCTTTGGGTATCCGTGCCGCAGGGGCAGCCGCTATATGCTGAAATGGAGAGCTACTTCAACCGTTTGTGGAATAACGAGGGAGCCGAGTACAGCCTGCCGCTGGAGGAATATCAGAGTGAGATTACGTGGATTAAGTATCTCCTCTACCGGATGCAGACCCGCCTCAGGCTCACTACCTTCTGA